A genomic window from Triticum urartu cultivar G1812 chromosome 7, Tu2.1, whole genome shotgun sequence includes:
- the LOC125519768 gene encoding uncharacterized protein LOC125519768: MGAKENGEVRDEKGVRSDYEPSRVSVSSQGEAHGNEDNRAKRGSVVPKKLLKKDTKENSPRMAKSSTSRQVQNKVQQKAPNNTQNRSPKPRKAAVNGARAIEVRRPDIVKIPSRPPSELSEEADDIASEAGTIDDRGNEEAKEIDVLDEAPHCDQSTGTDDEIADIEEKIVDDDKAVLHRRNEELQSKLEKMEQELREVAALEVSLYSVLPEHGSSAHKLHTPARRLSRLYTHASKFWSPDRRASAAKNTVSGLVLVVKSCSNDASRLTYWLSNTVVLREIISKSFGISRQSTPTMTTKNLNGSAHWFDGKSTPRSMPVPWKNNSNGKQTELAIIQTADNWQETSTLLAALERIESWIFSRIVETVWWQALTPHMQTPREGSSTPKARKVLGPSLGDQQQGTFSVNLWKAAFHDAYSRLCPLRAGGHECGCLPVLAKLVMEQCVARLDVAMFNAILRESASEIPTDPISDPIVDPKVLPIPAGELSFGSGAQLKNSIGNWSRWLTDNLGIDADDPEDEGFDIGNGNDERIGAAEAKSFKLLNELSDLLMTPKDMLIEKSIRKEICPSVGLPLVTRILCNFTPDEFCPDPVPSIVLEELNSESLLERHTAKHAISAFPCIAAPIAYRAPSQLDVEEKVSVAGGSAKLDRRASMVQRRGYTSDDDLDDLDSPLASLFDKSAPPSPSNGAAPFTAQQRGASMENARFELLREVWSERRGSDPVNL; this comes from the exons ATGGGTGCCAAAGAGAATGGCGAAGTGAGAGATGAGAAGGGAGTTAGATCAGATTATGAACCATCTAGAGTTTCTGTTTCCTCGCAAGGTGAGGCTCATGGTAATGAAGACAATAGAGCGAAAAGAGGTTCGGTAGTTCCAAAGAAGCTCTTGAAAAAAGACACCAAAGAAAATAGCCCTCGCATGGCCAAAAGCAGCACAAGTCGTCAAGTTCAAAACAAGGTGCAACAGAAAGCACCAAACAACACTCAGAACAGATCACCAAAACCTAGGAAAGCAGCAGTTAATGGTGCTAGAGCAATTGAAGTTAGAAGACCAGATATTGTAAAAATCCCTTCTCGCCCTCCATCAGAACTGTCCGAGGAGGCAGATGATATAGCTAGTGAAGCAGGAACCATTGATGATAGAGGCAATGAAGAGGCCAAAGAGATCGATGTGTTAGACGAAGCTCCACATTGCGATCAGAGTACTGGTACTGATGATGAAATTGCTGATATTGAAGAAAAGATTGTTGATGATGACAAAGCAGTTTTACATCGGAGAAATGAGGAACTACAGTCAAAACTTGAGAAGATGGAGCAGGAACTTCGTGAAGTTGCTGCACTCGAAGTTTCTCTTTACTCTGTATTGCCTGAGCATGGAAGTTCAGCACATAAGTTGCATACCCCAGCTCGGCGTCTTTCTAGGCTGTACACTCATGCATCCAAGTTTTGGTCCCCGGATAGGAGAGCTTCAGCAGCAAAAAATACTGTTTCTGGTCTTGTTCTCGTTGTGAAATCCTGTAGTAATGATGCTTCAAG GTTAACATACTGGCTGTCCAATACAGTTGTTCTCAGAGAGATAATTTCAAAATCTTTTGGCATCTCACGTCAATCAACTCCAACCATGACGACAAAAAACTTAAATGGCAGTGCACACTGGTTTGATGGAAAATCCACGCCCAGATCCATGCCAGTGCCATGGAAAAACAACTCCAACGGCAAGCAAACTGAACTTGCTATAATACAGACAGCAGATAATTGGCAGGAAACTAGCACACTTTTAGCCGCATTAGAGAGGATCGAATCTTGGATATTTTCTCGGATTGTCGAGACAGTTTGGTGGCAG GCATTAACTCCTCACATGCAAACCCCAAGAGAAGGTTCGTCAACCCCAAAGGCTCGGAAAGTGTTAGGCCCTTCTTTGGGTGATCAGCAGCAAGGCACCTTTTCTGTTAACTTGTGGAAGGCTGCATTTCACGATGCATACAGCAGACTCTGCCCTCTTCGTGCTGGTGGGCATGAGTGTGGCTGTTTGCCAGTATTGGCCAAACTG GTGATGGAGCAATGTGTAGCCCGTTTAGATGTTGCAATGTTTAATGCCATTCTTCGTGAATCAGCTAGTGAGATACCAACTGATCCAATATCTGACCCAATCGTTGACCCAAAAGTCCTCCCGATCCCAGCTGGTGAGCTAAGCTTTGGGTCAGGAGCGCAGCTGAAAAATTCT ATTGGAAATTGGTCGAGATGGTTGACGGATAACTTGGGCATTGACGCTGATGACCCTGAGGATGAAGGTTTCGACATAGGAAATGGGAATGATGAAAGAATTGGTGCAGCTGAAGCAAAGTCTTTTAAGCTGCTTAATGAACTGAGTGATCTCCTGATGACCCCGAAGGACATGCTTATTGAAAAATCCATCAGGAAAGAG ATCTGCCCTTCGGTCGGGCTTCCACTTGTAACAAGAATCCTGTGCAACTTCACCCCTGACGAGTTCTGCCCCGATCCTGTCCCTAGCATAGTCTTAGAGGAGCTGAATTCCGAG AGCTTGCTGGAGCGTCACACCGCGAAACACGCGATCAGCGCATTCCCTTGCATCGCTGCTCCTATCGCGTACCGCGCTCCTTCCCAACTGGATGTGGAGGAGAAAGTGTCGGTCGCCGGAGGCAGCGCCAAGCTGgacaggagagcctcgatggtcCAGAGGAGAGGGTACACCAGCGACGACGATCTAGATGACCTGGACTCCCCCCTCGCGTCCCTGTTCGACAAGAGCGCTCCACCTTCGCCGTCAAACGGCGCCGCGCCTTTCACTGCTCAGCAGAGAGGAGCTTCCATGGAGAACGCGAGGTTCGAGCTCCTGAGAGAGGTGTGGTCGGAGCGGCGCGGCAGTGATCCGGTGAACTTGTGA
- the LOC125523127 gene encoding 60S ribosomal protein L31, with protein sequence MADKKGGAPRKEEVVTREYTVNLHKRLHGCTFKKKAPNAIKELRKFAQKAMGTTDVRIDVKLNKLIWSSGIRSVPRRVRVRIARRRNDEEDAKEELYSLVTVAEVPAEGLKGLGTKVVDDTE encoded by the exons ATGGCGGACAAGAAGGGCGGAGCGCCGAGGAAGGAGGAGGTCGTCACGAGGGAGTACACCGTCAACCTCCACAAGCGCCTCCATGGCTG taccttcaagaagaaggcACCCAATGCCATCAAAGAGCTCAGGAAGTTTGCACAGAAGGCTATGGGCACGACAGATGTCAGGATTGACGTGAAGCTCAACAAGCTCATCTGGAGCAGTGGGATCAGAAGCGTGCCCCGTAGGGTTCGCGTGAGGATTGCCCGCAGGAGGAACGACGAGGAGGACGCCAAGGAGGAGCTATACTCACTCGTCACCGTTGCCGAGGTGCCTGCTGAGGGTTTGAAGGGGCTGGGAACCAAGGTCGTCGATGACACTGAGTAG